A stretch of the Haloplanus aerogenes genome encodes the following:
- a CDS encoding heavy-metal-associated domain-containing protein, whose product MSQTITVDGMSCEHCERTVEDALEAVDGVTAATADHEAASVTVEGEADTETLVVAVEDAGYEAPARPTLPGSGR is encoded by the coding sequence ATGTCGCAGACGATCACTGTCGACGGGATGTCCTGTGAACACTGTGAACGGACGGTCGAAGACGCGCTCGAAGCCGTCGACGGCGTCACCGCCGCGACCGCCGACCACGAGGCGGCATCCGTGACGGTCGAGGGAGAAGCGGACACCGAGACGCTCGTCGTCGCCGTCGAGGACGCGGGCTACGAGGCACCGGCGCGACCGACGCTGCCCGGTTCGGGCCGCTAG
- a CDS encoding DUF4396 domain-containing protein, which translates to MPLDQFFTRIEQSAAPAREILKPILSDPRVITLWALLVLISVGILWWDVRERNQALPSMMKGVWTLVVCYSGPFGLLLYWYGGRTQISHDSLWRRGVRSTAHCYSGCGAGEVVGVTLAQGILALTVGWVAAITFGFAYLFGYALTVGPLMQEGVAFKQAMLDALYSETPSITIMEVVAIGADLLLASGTHMGQPLFWMALVFSLSLGFLAAFPVNVLLVHAGVKEGMKNPAEMGGQGGASTAG; encoded by the coding sequence ATGCCACTCGACCAGTTCTTCACGCGGATCGAGCAGTCGGCCGCTCCCGCTCGCGAGATACTGAAACCGATCCTGTCGGACCCGCGGGTGATCACCCTCTGGGCGCTCCTCGTCCTCATCTCGGTCGGCATCCTCTGGTGGGACGTTCGTGAGCGCAACCAGGCGTTGCCCTCGATGATGAAAGGCGTCTGGACGCTCGTCGTGTGCTACTCCGGGCCGTTCGGCCTGTTGCTCTACTGGTACGGCGGCCGCACGCAGATCAGTCACGACTCGCTGTGGCGGCGGGGCGTCCGCTCGACGGCTCACTGTTACTCCGGGTGTGGCGCCGGCGAAGTCGTCGGCGTCACGCTGGCACAGGGTATCCTCGCGCTCACGGTCGGCTGGGTCGCCGCCATCACCTTCGGCTTCGCGTACCTGTTCGGCTACGCGCTCACCGTCGGCCCGCTGATGCAGGAGGGCGTCGCCTTCAAGCAGGCGATGCTCGACGCCCTGTACAGCGAGACGCCGTCGATCACGATCATGGAGGTCGTCGCCATCGGGGCGGACCTCCTGCTGGCGTCGGGGACGCACATGGGCCAGCCGCTGTTCTGGATGGCGCTCGTGTTCTCCCTCTCGCTGGGCTTTCTCGCCGCCTTCCCCGTGAACGTCCTGCTCGTCCACGCGGGCGTCAAGGAGGGCATGAAGAATCCGGCCGAGATGGGAGGGCAAGGAGGCGCCTCGACCGCCGGCTGA
- a CDS encoding DUF302 domain-containing protein produces the protein MSYTMKISVDAPFDAVVDTTVDALQDEGFGVLCDIDVQGTFAEKLDVEYRRYRILGACNPQLAYEGMEEELELGALLPCNVIVYEADDGSVTVSAVDPERLVGVADNPQLDSIAGEVRDRFERVLTAVDGGD, from the coding sequence ATGTCCTATACAATGAAAATCAGTGTCGACGCGCCGTTCGACGCCGTCGTCGACACGACTGTCGATGCGCTGCAAGACGAGGGGTTCGGTGTCCTCTGTGACATCGACGTGCAGGGAACGTTCGCGGAGAAACTCGACGTGGAGTACCGTCGCTACCGGATTCTCGGCGCGTGCAATCCCCAGTTGGCCTACGAGGGGATGGAGGAGGAACTCGAACTGGGGGCGTTGCTCCCCTGCAACGTGATCGTCTACGAAGCCGACGACGGAAGTGTCACGGTGAGCGCCGTCGATCCCGAGCGACTCGTCGGCGTCGCCGACAACCCCCAACTCGATTCCATCGCGGGCGAGGTTCGGGACCGGTTCGAACGCGTCCTGACCGCCGTCGACGGCGGAGACTGA
- a CDS encoding PAS domain-containing protein, whose protein sequence is MSHDTNTDRLAGHDSAADEPRVLLFVQSGRHYDLVAETLDDYRIEVTDDPSDLETTFDCCLVGHAEFDRIADRIQAERDATDVFCPFVLLVPVDTDLATETGVWEYVDDVIELSVEAAELRTRIGNLVERRRTAAELEARSRELEETVADLRLRERAMDEAPVGITITDPDRDDNPIVYVNERFEELTGYDRSEALGRNCRFLQGPDTDPETRRRLRERIDAERPVSVDIVNYRKRGERIWQKLDISPVRGDDGAVANFVGFQTEITDRKIRERRLEVLNRVLSHNLKNKMNVIEGHVALLREEFEDGAEPASLETIRNASLDLMGLAESVRESERIISAAGAARVPVELTAHVNGLIDIFEDRYPEATITATLPEESVPVGVTGLMAAIEEAVENAIKHDESPAPSVEIRIETRADGWVDIEVEDEGPGIPEKEIEVLEGGETPLNHAERLGLWLIYWVVTKAGGRFDVAESDAGGSIVRLSVPTNA, encoded by the coding sequence ATGTCCCACGACACGAATACAGACCGGTTGGCCGGGCACGACAGCGCCGCCGACGAGCCACGGGTCCTGCTGTTCGTGCAGTCGGGACGACACTACGACCTGGTGGCGGAGACGCTCGACGACTACCGTATCGAGGTGACGGACGATCCCAGCGACCTCGAGACGACGTTCGACTGTTGTCTCGTCGGACACGCCGAGTTCGACCGGATCGCGGACCGGATCCAAGCCGAACGCGACGCGACCGACGTCTTCTGTCCGTTCGTGCTACTGGTTCCCGTCGACACCGATTTGGCGACGGAGACGGGCGTCTGGGAGTACGTCGACGACGTGATCGAACTCTCGGTCGAGGCGGCGGAACTCCGCACCCGGATCGGGAATCTGGTCGAACGCCGCCGGACCGCCGCGGAGCTAGAGGCGCGGTCCAGGGAACTCGAGGAGACGGTCGCCGACCTCCGACTGAGGGAACGGGCGATGGACGAGGCGCCAGTGGGAATCACGATCACCGACCCGGACCGCGACGACAACCCGATAGTGTACGTGAACGAGCGCTTCGAGGAACTCACGGGTTACGACCGTTCGGAGGCGCTCGGTCGGAACTGCCGGTTCCTGCAGGGGCCGGACACCGATCCGGAGACGCGACGGCGACTCCGGGAGCGGATCGACGCCGAACGGCCGGTGTCGGTCGACATCGTGAACTACCGCAAGCGCGGCGAGCGAATCTGGCAGAAGCTCGATATTTCACCGGTCCGTGGCGACGACGGGGCCGTCGCGAACTTCGTCGGCTTCCAGACGGAAATCACCGACCGAAAGATCCGGGAACGTCGGCTGGAGGTGTTGAACCGCGTTCTCAGTCACAACCTGAAAAACAAGATGAACGTGATCGAGGGGCACGTGGCGTTGCTCCGCGAGGAGTTCGAGGACGGTGCGGAGCCAGCGTCGCTCGAAACGATCCGGAACGCGTCGCTCGACCTCATGGGTCTCGCGGAGTCGGTTCGGGAGTCCGAGCGTATCATCTCCGCGGCCGGCGCCGCACGGGTACCGGTCGAACTGACGGCTCACGTGAACGGGCTGATCGACATCTTCGAAGACCGCTACCCCGAGGCGACAATCACGGCCACGCTCCCCGAGGAGTCCGTCCCGGTCGGGGTGACTGGCCTGATGGCCGCTATCGAGGAGGCGGTCGAGAACGCCATCAAACACGACGAGTCGCCGGCTCCGTCGGTCGAGATTCGGATCGAAACCCGGGCGGACGGGTGGGTCGACATCGAGGTCGAAGACGAGGGGCCGGGTATCCCGGAGAAAGAGATAGAAGTCCTCGAAGGCGGTGAGACGCCGCTGAACCACGCGGAGCGCCTCGGCCTCTGGCTGATCTACTGGGTCGTCACCAAGGCGGGCGGCCGGTTCGACGTGGCCGAGAGTGATGCCGGAGGCAGCATCGTTCGGCTCTCCGTCCCGACGAACGCGTAG
- a CDS encoding acyl-CoA thioesterase codes for MTDETATLAESHTETTEIVLPNDTNTHGRALGGVVLHWMDVCGAIAAMRFANEGVVTASMEHVDFKRPIDLGEVVVVEAYVYETGRTSLDVTVEVRAENPQTDTEYATTSSFFTFVAVDDDGDPTPVPDLHCPTEGERRLRDAALDDRAAQLERLVERMES; via the coding sequence ATGACTGACGAGACGGCGACGCTCGCGGAGTCGCACACCGAGACGACCGAGATCGTCCTCCCGAACGATACGAACACACACGGGCGAGCGCTCGGTGGCGTGGTCCTGCACTGGATGGATGTCTGCGGCGCCATCGCGGCGATGCGCTTCGCCAACGAGGGGGTCGTCACGGCGTCGATGGAACACGTCGACTTCAAGCGGCCCATCGACCTCGGCGAGGTGGTCGTCGTCGAGGCGTACGTCTACGAGACGGGTCGCACGAGCCTCGACGTGACCGTCGAGGTGCGTGCGGAGAACCCCCAAACGGACACCGAGTACGCCACCACGTCCTCGTTTTTCACGTTCGTCGCCGTCGACGACGACGGCGACCCGACGCCCGTGCCCGACCTCCACTGCCCGACCGAGGGCGAACGTCGCCTTCGGGACGCCGCCCTCGACGACCGGGCCGCTCAGCTAGAGCGCCTCGTCGAACGGATGGAGTCGTAG
- a CDS encoding bifunctional nuclease family protein translates to MEHTAEVTGIGVGTSEDGSNVPAVLLAAREEYLPIVITADQARAIQLGLSGEPFERPLTHDLLVEMLTEFGGAVDGIRIDDLADGTFYAKVDVEQYENGEPRKFVFDARPSDAIALAVRVDCPITVSDGVLDRAGRHEDEFEPERIDDFDDER, encoded by the coding sequence GACCGGCATCGGGGTGGGTACGAGCGAGGACGGTTCGAACGTCCCGGCGGTCCTGCTGGCTGCCCGCGAGGAGTACCTCCCCATCGTCATCACGGCCGATCAGGCACGGGCGATCCAGCTCGGACTCTCCGGCGAACCGTTCGAGCGACCGCTCACACACGACTTGCTGGTCGAGATGCTTACCGAGTTCGGCGGTGCCGTCGACGGCATCCGCATCGACGACTTGGCGGACGGCACCTTCTACGCCAAAGTCGACGTGGAGCAGTACGAGAACGGCGAGCCCCGAAAGTTCGTCTTCGACGCGCGACCGAGCGACGCCATCGCCCTCGCAGTCCGGGTGGACTGCCCCATCACCGTCTCCGACGGCGTCCTCGACCGCGCCGGCCGCCACGAGGACGAGTTCGAACCCGAACGGATCGACGACTTCGACGACGAGCGATAG